The sequence below is a genomic window from Mycobacteroides abscessus ATCC 19977.
GTTCATCGGCGGGTTCTACGGCCTCTACCTCAGCGGGCTGTATGACGCCGCCGTCGACGTGCACGCGGCGCACCTGGCGATGAATCTGCACTTCCTGCTCAGCGGCTACCTGTTCTATTGGGTGGTCATCGGCATCGACCCGTCGCCGCGCCGTCTGCCCCCGGTCGCGAAGCTGGGCATCGTGCTGGTCTCGCTGCCGCTGCATGCCTTTTTCGGGGTCATCCTGATGGGCACGAAATCGATTCTCGGCGAGAAGTTTTACAGCAACCTGGCATTGCCATGGAGGATCGACCTGGCCGCCGACCAGCACATGGGGGGCGCCATCACCTGGGCAACGGGCGAGCTGCCATTGATGGTGGTGATGATCGCCCTGGTGGTCCAGTGGTCACGCTCGGATGAGCGCCTGGCCCGCCGCCAGGATCGCGCCGCCGACCGCGATGACGACGCGGACCTGGCCGCCTACAACGCCATGCTCGCGAAAATGGCCCAGCACAACGAGAAAACGCGCGGTTAGACCGCTCCGGCCGCGATGGCTGCTGGCCAGCTGCCGTGCTCGCTGATGTCGACGCCGGCCTGTGCGGCGGCACCGTCGCATCCAAAGCCGGTGCGCCACAAGCCGTCATCACATTCGACCTTGCCCAGCAGCATCGGTTCAGGCAGCTGCGCGAGGAAGGTGCCCAGCGCGGCGGGGGAGAGGCGCCAGACCTCGCCGCCGATGCTCACGCCGTTCTCCTCGGAGCGGGTAAGGCCCGGTTTGGGTGGCGTGGTGCGCAGCGCCGACATCCGGTACTTCGTCGCGGTGCGGATCGGGCCGACCCACCGTGCGCCCAGGTCGGTGAGTTGAAACTCCAGCGGGCCGCCTTTGAGATGTGCGCCGAACACCGCAAGTTCATGGGACAGCGTGATCGCGGCAGGCCAAACATCTTGTCCCGCAGGTGCTCCGGTAGCGAGCGCGGCGATGTCGAAGGCGACCGCATCATCGAATGCCCGCGCGATAACCGTCACGCCAAACTGGGCGTCGCCCGCGGTTCCGGCGGGCACCGACACCGCGCACAGATCGAACAGGTTGCAGAAGTTGGTGTAGGTCCCCATGGTCGCGTTGACGCCGATGGGGTTGGCATTCACCTGCTCGATCGTGGGATGTAGCGGTGCTGTCGGCACCAGTAATGCATCCGCACCCGCCAGCGAGGTCATGGCCTGCTCGCGTAGGCGCTGCACCTCGGCGCGGTCGTGGACCAGGCGATGCGCCGGGATATCGCGTGCACCGGAAATGATCTGTGCAACAGTGGGATCCAGCGATGCCTCGGGGTGGGCGTCGATGAA
It includes:
- the atzF gene encoding allophanate hydrolase, with amino-acid sequence MTVWIMRRPEDDIAAELEASSGPLAGVRLAVKDNVDVGGVPTTAACPEYAYVPDQDAPAVAALRAAGAVVVGKTNLDQFATGLVGTRSPYGAVSDSRRPEYISGGSSSGSAVAVATGQADIAIGTDTAGSGRVPAGLQGIVGIKPTVGVISTEGVVPACESYDCVTIFAPSLTTANAAMAAMGAAAGPRLWPANTRLAAPPQPTIAVPRELPALDEVWCNAFRGAVDDLRAAGATIIEIDLTPFLAAAKLLYEGALVSERYAAVGEFIDAHPEASLDPTVAQIISGARDIPAHRLVHDRAEVQRLREQAMTSLAGADALLVPTAPLHPTIEQVNANPIGVNATMGTYTNFCNLFDLCAVSVPAGTAGDAQFGVTVIARAFDDAVAFDIAALATGAPAGQDVWPAAITLSHELAVFGAHLKGGPLEFQLTDLGARWVGPIRTATKYRMSALRTTPPKPGLTRSEENGVSIGGEVWRLSPAALGTFLAQLPEPMLLGKVECDDGLWRTGFGCDGAAAQAGVDISEHGSWPAAIAAGAV